A genomic region of Sciurus carolinensis chromosome 7, mSciCar1.2, whole genome shotgun sequence contains the following coding sequences:
- the Htr1e gene encoding 5-hydroxytryptamine receptor 1E: MNLTNCTTEANMAVRPKTITEKMLICLTLVIITTLTMLLNSAVIVAICTTKKLHQPANYLICSLAVTDLLVAVLVMPLSIMYIVMDSWKLGYFVCEVWLSVDMTCCTCSILHLCVIALDRYWAITNAIEYARKRTAKRAGLMILTVWTISIFISMPPLFWRSHRQLSPPPSQCTIQHDHVIYTIYSTLGAFYIPLTLILILYYRIYHAAKSLYQKRGSSRHLSNRSTDSQNSFASCKLTQTFCVSDFSTSDPTTEFEKIHTSIRIPPFDNDLDHPGERQQISSTRERKAARILGLILGAFILSWLPFFIKELIVGLSIYTVSSEVADFLTWLGYVNSLINPLLYTSFNEDFKLAFKKLIRCREHT, encoded by the coding sequence ATGAATCTCACAAACTGTACCACGGAAGCCAACATGGCTGTGAGACCCAAGACCATCACAGAGAAGATGCTCATTTGCCTGACTCTGGTGATTATCACCACCCTGACCATGTTGCTAAACTCAGCTGTGATTGTAGCCATCTGCACCACCAAGAAACTCCATCAGCCTGCAAACTACCTAATCTGCTCTTTGGCGGTGACGGACCTCCTGGTGGCAGTGCTGGTCATGCCCCTTAGCATCATGTACATTGTCATGGACAGTTGGAAGCTTGGGTATTTCGTCTGTGAGGTATGGCTGAGTGTGGACATGACCTGCTGCACCTGCTCCATCCTCCATCTCTGTGTGATTGCCCTGGACAGGTACTGGGCCATCACCAATGCTATTGAATATGCCAGGAAGAGGACAGCCAAGAGGGCTGGACTGATGATCCTCACGGTCTGGACCATCTCCATCTTCATCTCCATGCCCCCTCTGTTCTGGAGGAGCCACCGCCAACTCAGCCCACCCCCCAGTCAATGTACTATCCAGCATGACCACGTCATCTACACCATTTACTCCACACTTGGGGCATTTTATATCCCCTTGACTTTGATCCTGATTCTCTATTACCGCATTTATCATGCCGCCAAGAGTCTTTACCAGAAAAGAGGGTCGAGCCGGCACTTAAGCAACAGAAGCACAGACAGTCAGAATTCTTTCGCAAGTTGTaaacttacacagactttctgcGTGTCTGACTTCTCCACCTCAGACCCTACCACAGAGTTTGAAAAGATCCACACCTCCATCAGGATCCCTCCCTTCGACAATGATCTAGATCACCCAGGGGAACGCCAGCAAATCTCTAGCACCAGGGAACGTAAGGCAGCACGCATCCTGGGACTGATTTTGGGTGCATTCATTTTGTCTTGGCTGCCATTCTTCATCAAAGAGTTGATTGTAGGTCTGAGCATCtacactgtgtcctctgaagtGGCTGATTTTTTGACATGGCTTGGCTATGTTAATTCTCTGATCAACCCTCTGTTGTACACGAGTTTTAATGAAGACTTTAAACTGGCTTTTAAAAAGCTCATTAGGTGCAGAGAGCATACTTAG